In a genomic window of Bradyrhizobium ontarionense:
- a CDS encoding DUF1489 family protein, whose protein sequence is MPLHLIKLAVGCESVKDLKAWIAERMLAAKKKGLPQQHVHVTRMMPKRVEDILAGGSLYWVIRGEVAAREKITGIEPFRDGDGIGRCRLVMQPKVIAVSPRPMRPFQGWRYLTAEDAPADLGKASAASVEAMPEPLRRELRDLGLL, encoded by the coding sequence ATGCCTCTGCACCTGATCAAGCTGGCCGTCGGCTGCGAGTCCGTCAAAGACCTCAAGGCGTGGATCGCGGAGCGCATGCTCGCGGCCAAGAAGAAGGGCCTGCCGCAGCAGCACGTCCATGTGACCCGGATGATGCCGAAACGTGTCGAGGACATTCTCGCCGGCGGTTCGCTCTATTGGGTGATTCGCGGCGAGGTCGCTGCGCGCGAGAAGATCACCGGCATCGAGCCGTTCCGCGACGGCGACGGGATCGGGCGGTGTCGCCTGGTCATGCAGCCGAAGGTGATCGCGGTGTCGCCGCGGCCGATGCGCCCGTTCCAGGGCTGGCGCTACCTGACGGCCGAGGACGCCCCGGCCGATCTCGGCAAGGCCAGTGCCGCGAGCGTCGAGGCGATGCCGGAGCCGCTGCGCCGCGAGTTGCGCGATCTCGGGCTGCTGTAG
- a CDS encoding YidB family protein has translation MGLFDTLRNSPALRGALGQLEAAVLPTVLNEVFGQGGQGGLNAIVAKLEQAGLGAEVKSWLGNGQNLPISAEQLQQVLGSDMVRQLAAKFNVPIDQLSQILAEQLPRAIDHASPDGKLPHNA, from the coding sequence ATGGGACTGTTCGATACGTTGCGCAATTCGCCGGCCCTGCGGGGCGCCCTTGGCCAGCTCGAAGCAGCCGTTCTGCCGACGGTGCTGAACGAGGTCTTCGGCCAAGGCGGCCAAGGCGGGTTGAACGCGATCGTTGCCAAGCTCGAGCAGGCTGGTCTCGGCGCCGAGGTCAAATCCTGGCTCGGCAACGGCCAGAATCTCCCGATTTCGGCGGAGCAGCTCCAGCAGGTGCTCGGCAGCGACATGGTCCGGCAGCTCGCGGCGAAGTTCAACGTTCCGATCGATCAGCTGTCCCAGATCCTTGCCGAGCAGCTTCCGCGCGCAATCGACCATGCGAGCCCCGACGGCAAGCTGCCGCACAACGCCTGA
- a CDS encoding glutathione S-transferase family protein, producing the protein MTLKLVIGNKNYSSWSMRPWLALRGCDIAFEEIVVPLYTDDPADKARIVSHSPAGKVPILVDGVITAWDSLAIIEYLAERFPQAGLWPSEPGARAHARSISAEMHSGFPALRNECPMNLHRPVRPVELSADAKANIARIEEIWRDCRVRYGGPFLFGRFGAADAMFAPVVTRLHTFAVPVAAETRAYMDTMMALPAFAAWVKDGLAEDWIIDRVEKV; encoded by the coding sequence ATGACCCTGAAGCTGGTGATCGGCAACAAGAACTATTCCTCCTGGTCGATGCGGCCGTGGCTGGCGCTGCGCGGCTGCGACATCGCCTTCGAGGAGATCGTCGTCCCGCTCTACACGGATGATCCCGCCGACAAGGCGCGCATCGTGAGCCATTCTCCCGCCGGCAAGGTGCCGATCCTGGTCGATGGCGTGATCACCGCGTGGGATTCGCTCGCGATCATCGAATATCTTGCCGAGCGTTTTCCGCAGGCGGGGCTATGGCCCAGCGAGCCGGGCGCGCGCGCCCATGCACGATCGATTTCTGCCGAGATGCACTCCGGCTTCCCCGCCTTGCGCAATGAATGCCCGATGAACCTGCACCGGCCGGTCCGGCCGGTGGAGCTGTCCGCGGATGCCAAGGCCAACATCGCCCGGATCGAGGAGATCTGGCGCGACTGCCGCGTGCGCTACGGCGGTCCGTTCCTGTTCGGCCGCTTCGGTGCGGCGGACGCGATGTTCGCTCCCGTGGTCACGCGGCTCCATACGTTCGCGGTTCCTGTTGCGGCCGAGACGCGGGCCTACATGGACACCATGATGGCGCTGCCGGCCTTTGCCGCCTGGGTGAAGGACGGGCTTGCGGAAGACTGGATCATCGACCGGGTCGAGAAGGTCTGA
- a CDS encoding aldo/keto reductase → MLMIEANGARIPALGLGTWELRGRTCARIVEQALTLGYRHIDTAQVYENEHEVGEGLRASRVRRNEVFLTTKVWTTHFAPHDLERSTKESLVRLRVSEVDLLLLHWPNSHVPLAETLGALAHAKALGLTRHIGVSNFTVALLDEAVAASSEPLVCNQVEYHPYLDQTKIREACARHGLALVAYSPIAKGKIKNDPTLTRIGRAHGKSLAQICLRWLMQQNVVAIPRTSRIERLSENLDVFDFTLSEQDMADIFAMHSPEGRMTSFAFAPKWD, encoded by the coding sequence ATGCTGATGATCGAGGCCAATGGTGCCAGGATTCCCGCTCTCGGTCTGGGAACCTGGGAATTGCGCGGACGCACCTGCGCCCGGATCGTCGAGCAGGCGCTCACGCTCGGCTACCGGCACATCGACACCGCGCAGGTCTATGAGAACGAGCACGAGGTCGGCGAGGGCCTGCGCGCGTCCCGTGTCAGGCGCAACGAGGTGTTCCTGACCACGAAGGTGTGGACGACGCATTTTGCGCCGCATGACCTCGAACGCTCGACCAAGGAGAGCCTGGTCCGCCTGCGCGTCTCCGAGGTCGATCTCCTGCTGTTGCATTGGCCGAATTCGCACGTGCCGCTGGCCGAGACGCTCGGGGCGCTGGCGCACGCCAAGGCGCTCGGGCTTACGCGCCACATCGGCGTCTCAAATTTCACGGTGGCCCTGCTCGACGAGGCGGTGGCGGCATCGTCCGAGCCGCTGGTGTGCAATCAGGTCGAGTATCATCCCTATCTCGATCAGACCAAGATCCGCGAGGCCTGCGCCCGGCACGGCCTGGCGCTGGTCGCCTACAGTCCGATCGCCAAGGGCAAGATCAAGAACGATCCGACGCTGACGCGGATCGGTCGTGCCCATGGCAAGAGCCTGGCGCAGATCTGCCTGCGTTGGCTGATGCAGCAGAACGTCGTTGCGATTCCGCGCACGTCGCGGATCGAACGGCTGTCCGAGAACCTGGACGTGTTCGACTTCACCCTGTCCGAACAGGACATGGCCGACATCTTCGCGATGCACAGTCCGGAGGGGCGGATGACGAGCTTCGCCTTCGCGCCGAAATGGGATTGA
- a CDS encoding helix-turn-helix domain-containing protein, translated as MQRLRLKADGRIVELRDGQEFPLAPAAGAAPDPLEVRDLRRRAHLTQQEFAAKLGVPVETIRNWEQGKRMPRGPARALLTVIAHAPDTVFAALAKT; from the coding sequence ATGCAACGCTTGCGGCTGAAGGCAGATGGACGGATCGTTGAGCTGCGTGACGGCCAGGAATTTCCGCTGGCCCCCGCGGCCGGCGCTGCACCGGACCCTCTCGAAGTGCGCGATCTCAGGCGCCGGGCGCACCTGACCCAGCAGGAATTCGCCGCCAAGCTCGGCGTGCCGGTCGAGACCATCCGCAACTGGGAGCAGGGCAAGCGCATGCCGCGCGGCCCGGCGCGCGCCTTGCTGACCGTGATCGCCCACGCACCCGATACCGTGTTTGCGGCCTTAGCTAAGACTTAA
- the mgtE gene encoding magnesium transporter, translating into MNQTSDVAHADPTLLDRAAMRTDSGEIRPEFIETITAAIAAEDEAFLRAEVAELHEADLGDLIAALAPEDRVRLVELTGTDFDFSALNEVDDAVREEILEELEPATVAEGVRELESDDAVELLQGLDEQDKEEILERLPPSERHVLERSLDYPEGSAGRRMQSEFIAVPPAWTVGQAIDYMRETADLPERFYEIYAVDDFRHWQGAVTLDALLRSRRPVPLTDLIDEDRRRVTVADDLAEVARLFGKYNLVAAPVVDAENRLVGVITIDDIVDVIEEEADEDFKAVGGVSRDEELSDSVWTIAKGRFNWLLINLATAFLASSVLGLFEGQLEQMVALAVLAPIVASQGGNAATQTMTVAVRALATRELGPNNATRVVMREALVGLVNGIAFALITGIAAVAWFKTPGLGVVIGLAIMSNLVAGALGGILIPMVLERVHADPAVASGTFVTTVTDVVGFFSFLGIATLWFGLK; encoded by the coding sequence ATGAACCAGACGTCGGACGTTGCCCATGCCGATCCAACTCTACTCGATCGCGCGGCGATGCGCACGGACTCCGGTGAGATCCGCCCGGAATTCATCGAGACCATCACGGCCGCTATTGCCGCCGAGGATGAGGCGTTCCTGCGCGCCGAGGTCGCCGAGCTGCACGAGGCGGACCTCGGCGACCTGATCGCTGCGCTTGCGCCGGAGGATCGGGTCCGCCTGGTCGAACTGACCGGAACCGACTTCGATTTTTCCGCGTTGAACGAGGTCGACGACGCCGTCCGCGAGGAGATCCTCGAAGAGCTCGAGCCTGCCACCGTCGCCGAGGGCGTCCGCGAGCTGGAGTCCGACGACGCCGTCGAACTCCTGCAAGGCCTGGACGAACAGGACAAGGAGGAGATCCTCGAACGCCTGCCGCCGTCGGAACGCCACGTCCTCGAACGCAGCCTCGATTACCCCGAAGGCTCCGCCGGCCGGCGCATGCAGAGCGAATTCATCGCGGTTCCGCCGGCCTGGACGGTCGGCCAGGCGATCGACTACATGCGCGAGACCGCGGATCTGCCGGAGCGGTTCTACGAGATCTACGCGGTCGATGATTTCAGGCACTGGCAGGGCGCGGTGACGCTCGATGCGCTGTTGCGGTCCCGCCGCCCGGTTCCGCTCACGGACCTGATCGACGAGGACCGCCGCCGCGTCACCGTCGCCGACGATCTTGCCGAGGTGGCGCGGCTGTTCGGCAAGTACAATCTCGTCGCGGCTCCCGTCGTCGATGCCGAGAACCGGCTGGTCGGCGTCATCACGATCGACGACATCGTCGACGTCATCGAGGAGGAGGCGGACGAGGATTTCAAGGCGGTCGGCGGCGTGTCGCGCGACGAGGAACTCTCCGACAGCGTCTGGACCATCGCCAAGGGCCGCTTCAACTGGCTCCTGATCAATCTTGCCACCGCCTTCCTGGCCTCCTCGGTGCTCGGCCTGTTCGAGGGACAGCTCGAGCAGATGGTGGCGCTCGCCGTGCTCGCGCCGATCGTCGCGAGCCAGGGCGGCAACGCTGCGACGCAGACCATGACGGTCGCCGTGCGCGCGCTGGCGACGCGCGAGCTCGGACCGAACAACGCGACGCGCGTGGTGATGCGCGAAGCGCTGGTCGGGCTCGTCAACGGCATCGCCTTCGCGCTCATCACCGGCATCGCCGCGGTGGCCTGGTTCAAGACCCCCGGGCTCGGCGTCGTGATCGGCCTAGCCATCATGTCGAACCTCGTGGCCGGCGCCCTCGGCGGCATCCTGATCCCGATGGTGCTCGAACGGGTGCACGCCGATCCCGCGGTGGCCTCCGGAACCTTTGTGACCACGGTGACCGACGTGGTCGGCTTCTTCTCCTTCCTCGGCATTGCGACGCTCTGGTTCGGCTTGAAATAA
- a CDS encoding polysaccharide deacetylase family protein gives MTGWVNAAGLAAALLAAHGAFAAPAGCPREGTLGTSRVLSVDPKQYPRVGLKSFPDTLPLHDGEVVLTFDDGPSPPMTNKVLAALARECVRATFFLVGQPASGRAALVRRIAAEGHTVGHHSFTHAHLAHITPEQAVEEIDRGIAADEMALNGVETTTPSTPFFRFPYFESTPAELDLLQSRGIAVFGTDFWASDWNPMSPQQTLKLLTSRLNQARKGIILLHDPQPRTVAMLPSFLRYLRDHGYRVVHVVPAKPEQHSESPAGAAVTPHEGG, from the coding sequence ATGACGGGATGGGTAAACGCAGCCGGCCTCGCGGCCGCGCTGCTCGCTGCGCACGGCGCATTTGCCGCACCGGCCGGCTGTCCGCGCGAAGGCACGCTCGGCACCTCGCGCGTCCTGAGCGTGGATCCGAAGCAGTATCCGCGTGTCGGCCTCAAGAGCTTTCCCGATACGCTGCCGCTGCACGATGGCGAGGTGGTGCTGACCTTCGATGACGGTCCCTCGCCGCCGATGACCAACAAGGTGCTCGCAGCGCTCGCCAGGGAATGCGTGCGCGCGACCTTCTTCCTCGTCGGCCAGCCGGCCTCGGGCCGTGCGGCGCTGGTGCGGCGGATCGCGGCCGAAGGCCACACCGTCGGCCATCACAGCTTCACCCATGCGCATCTCGCGCACATCACTCCTGAGCAGGCGGTCGAGGAGATCGATCGCGGCATCGCCGCCGACGAGATGGCGCTCAACGGCGTCGAGACCACGACGCCGTCGACGCCGTTCTTCCGCTTCCCCTATTTCGAATCGACACCGGCTGAGCTCGATCTGCTGCAGTCGCGCGGCATCGCCGTGTTCGGCACCGATTTCTGGGCCAGCGACTGGAACCCGATGTCGCCGCAGCAGACGCTGAAGCTGCTCACGAGCCGACTGAACCAGGCGCGCAAGGGCATCATCCTGCTGCACGATCCGCAGCCGCGCACGGTCGCCATGTTGCCGTCGTTCCTGCGCTATCTCAGGGATCACGGATACCGCGTGGTCCATGTGGTTCCAGCCAAGCCGGAACAGCACAGCGAGAGCCCTGCCGGCGCGGCGGTGACGCCGCACGAAGGTGGTTAA